The proteins below are encoded in one region of Apium graveolens cultivar Ventura chromosome 4, ASM990537v1, whole genome shotgun sequence:
- the LOC141718675 gene encoding uncharacterized protein LOC141718675, whose translation MGESPFMLTYGYEVMVHVEVGSGSFCRDRYAEEDAEINQRLHLDFLEEMKENSQIRLVAYQHAARYYNKKVKGQLLRVGDLVIRKVMPNTKNPQHGVFGANWEGSYKIKAILWKRTYHLENLKGSWFREHGMWSISKSIISKARFDPLYIMFTFSVI comes from the coding sequence ATGGGAGAATCTCCGTTTATGCTCACTTACGGGTACGAGGTTATGGTTCACGTGGAAGTTGGTTCAGGATCGTTTTGTAGAGATCGTTACGCGGAGGAAGATGCGGAAATTAACCAGAGACTTCACTTGGACTTTTTGGAAGAAATGAAGGAGAATTCCCAGATAAGGCTTGTGGCATATCAGCATGCTGCAAGGTACTACAACAAGAAAGTAAAGGGACAGCTGCTAAGGGTAGGAGATCTAGTGATCAGGAAGGTGATGCCAAACACAAAGAATCCCCAgcatggagtgtttggagctaattgggaaggatcATACAAGATAAAAGCAATCTTATGGAAGAGGACTTATCACCTTGAAAACTTGAAGGGAAGTTGGTTCCGCGAGCATGGAATGTGGAGCATCTCCAaaagtattatcagtaaggcGCGCTTTGACCCcttatatattatgtttacatttTCAGTTATATAA